One genomic segment of Strix aluco isolate bStrAlu1 chromosome 7, bStrAlu1.hap1, whole genome shotgun sequence includes these proteins:
- the ACADSB gene encoding short/branched chain specific acyl-CoA dehydrogenase, mitochondrial: MAAAGVWLRSCAKLKRNLPAYLAPWRASPCVFRSSKSELMPNLASDGVVCAPLQTFTEEETMLKNMVTKFAQERVAPLVQKMDENSKMEDSVIQGLFEQGLMSIELGEEYGGTGASFFSVILVVEELAKVDPSVSLLCELQNTLTNRLFTTYGTEEQKRTYLPRVAKDTIGSFCLSEAGSGSDAFSLKTRAEKQGDYYIINGSKMWISLAEHAGVFFVMANTDPSLGYRGITCFIVDRNTEGLHVGKKEDKLGIRASSTCPVTFENVKVPKTNILGQVGQGYKYAIGMLNTGRIGIAAQMLGLAQGCFDHTIPYTKERVQFGKSVFDFQGMQHQIAQVATQLEAARLLTYNAARLAETGRPLIKEASMAKYYAAEVATLTTSKCIEWMGGVGFTKNYPIEKYYRDCKIGTIYEGTSNIQLSTIAKILAQEY; the protein is encoded by the exons CTGAAAAGAAATTTGCCAGCGTACTTGGCTCCTTGGAGAGCTTCCCCATGTGTCTTTAGATCCTCCAAATCGGAACTCATGCCAAATCTAGCCAGTGATGGAGTTGTCTGTGCTCCACTTCAGACATTCACCGAAGAGGAGACAATGCTGAAAAATATGG TGACAAAATTTGCCCAGGAACGAGTTGCACCTTTGGTGCAAAAAATGGATGAGAATTCGAAAATGGAAGACTCTGTAATACAGGGATTGTTTGAACAAGGG CTGATGAGTATTGAGCTTGGGGAAGAATATGGAGGAACTggagcttcatttttttcagtcatattGGTGGTGGAAGAATTGGCCAAAGTTGATCCATCTGTATCTCTTCTATGTGAACTCCAAAATACACTAACAAATAGGTTGTTTACTACATATGGAACAGAAGAACAAAAGAGAACTTACTTGCCCAGAGTCGCTAAAGATACA ATAGGCAGTTTCTGCCTTTCAGAGGCTGGATCTGGCAGTgatgctttttctttgaaaactcgGGCTGAAAAGCAAGGAGACTACTACATTATCAACGGCTCAAAGATGTGGATTAGCTTAGCGGAACATGCAGGAGTTTTCTTTGTGATGGCAAATACAGATCCGTCCTTA GGATACAGGGGAATTACATGCTTCATAGTAGATCGCAACACAGAGGGACTACACGTAGGGAAGAAGGAGGACAAGCTTGGAATCAGAGCGTCTTCTACCTGCCCTGTAACATTTGAAAACGTAAAG GTTCCTAAGACCAATATCCTGGGACAGGTTGGACAAGGCTATAAGTATGCAATTGGAATGCTGAATACCGGCAGAATAGGTATTGCTGCACAG ATGTTAGGACTGGCACAGGGGTGTTTCGACCATACGATTCCCTATACAAAGGAGAGAGTCCAGTTTGGGAAAAGTGTGTTCGATTTCCAG GGGATGCAACATCAGATAGCTCAGGTGGCCACGCAGTTGGAGGCGGCGAGGTTGCTGACCTACAACGCAGCTCGTCTTGCGGAAACGGGAAGGCCACTCATAAAGGAGGCAAGCATGGCCAAATACTATGCTGCTGAG GTTGCAACACTGACAACTAGTAAATGTATTGAATGGATGGGTGGCGTTGGATTCACAAAAAATTATCCAATAGAAAAGTACTATCGTGACTGCAAGATAG gTACAATATATGAAGGAACTTCAAATATCCAGTTGAGCACCATTGCAAAAATCTTAGCACAGGAGTACTGA